The uncultured Methanobrevibacter sp. genome has a window encoding:
- the thsA gene encoding thermosome subunit alpha, with product MAQGQPIFILPEGTNRSVGRDAQRNNILAGKVLAETVRTTLGPKGMDKMLVDGLGDIVVTNDGVTILKEMDIEHPAAKMLVEVAKTQEDEVGDGTTTAVIIAGELLKKSEALLDSDIHPTIIAMGYRKAAEKAQEILDDIAIDDVDSETLLKVAMTAMTGKGTEAAREPLAKLIVNAVEAVADEDGVDIDNIKIEKKDGAVVEESNLVEGVIVDKERVHPGMPSEIKGAKIALVNAPLEVKETEMDAEITITDPAQMQAFIEQEEKMVKDMVDKVVEAGANVLFAQKGIDDLAQHYLSKAGVLAVRRVKKSDIEKLSRATGANVITNLDDLTPEDLGDAGIVEERKISGEDMIFVEECSGAKSVTLFVRGSTKHIVDEIVRAIEDAIGVVAATVEDDKVVAGGGAPEIAMAKKLKDYAESISGREQLAVNAFAEALEIVPKTLAENAGLDSIDSLVDLRAAQEDSYYMGLDVFTGEVADMKEAGVIEPKRVKKQAIQSASEAAEMILRIDDVIASTKGPEDMGMDPSMAGGMPPMM from the coding sequence ATGGCACAAGGACAACCAATTTTTATTTTACCTGAAGGTACTAACAGGTCTGTCGGTAGAGATGCACAAAGAAATAACATTTTAGCTGGTAAAGTATTAGCTGAAACTGTAAGAACTACTTTAGGTCCAAAAGGAATGGACAAAATGTTAGTTGACGGACTTGGTGACATTGTAGTAACCAACGACGGTGTTACAATCTTAAAAGAAATGGATATTGAACATCCTGCAGCAAAAATGCTCGTAGAAGTAGCAAAAACCCAAGAAGACGAAGTTGGAGATGGAACTACTACTGCAGTAATCATTGCTGGAGAATTATTAAAAAAATCCGAAGCTTTACTTGACTCTGACATTCACCCAACTATCATAGCTATGGGATACAGAAAAGCAGCAGAAAAAGCACAAGAAATCTTAGATGACATCGCAATCGACGATGTAGATTCTGAAACTTTATTAAAAGTAGCTATGACTGCTATGACTGGTAAAGGAACTGAAGCAGCACGTGAACCATTAGCAAAATTAATCGTAAATGCTGTTGAAGCTGTAGCAGACGAAGACGGTGTTGACATTGACAACATTAAAATCGAGAAAAAAGATGGAGCTGTTGTTGAAGAATCCAACTTAGTTGAAGGTGTAATTGTAGACAAAGAAAGAGTACACCCAGGCATGCCTTCTGAAATCAAAGGCGCAAAAATTGCATTAGTCAATGCACCATTAGAAGTTAAAGAAACTGAAATGGACGCTGAAATCACAATCACTGACCCTGCTCAAATGCAAGCATTCATCGAACAAGAAGAAAAAATGGTCAAAGACATGGTTGACAAAGTTGTTGAAGCAGGCGCAAACGTATTATTCGCACAAAAAGGTATCGATGACTTAGCACAACACTACTTATCCAAAGCAGGCGTTTTAGCTGTAAGAAGAGTTAAAAAATCTGACATTGAAAAATTATCCAGAGCTACTGGTGCAAATGTCATTACCAACTTAGATGACTTAACTCCTGAAGACTTAGGTGATGCAGGAATCGTTGAAGAAAGAAAAATCTCCGGCGAAGACATGATCTTTGTAGAAGAATGCAGTGGTGCAAAATCCGTAACATTATTCGTAAGAGGAAGTACCAAACACATCGTTGATGAAATCGTAAGAGCAATCGAAGATGCAATTGGTGTAGTAGCAGCTACCGTAGAAGATGACAAAGTTGTTGCTGGTGGAGGAGCTCCTGAAATCGCAATGGCTAAAAAACTCAAAGACTACGCAGAATCCATTTCTGGAAGAGAACAATTAGCTGTAAACGCATTCGCAGAAGCTTTAGAAATCGTACCAAAAACCTTAGCTGAAAACGCAGGTTTAGACAGCATTGACTCATTAGTAGATTTAAGAGCTGCACAAGAAGACTCCTACTACATGGGATTAGATGTATTTACTGGTGAAGTAGCAGACATGAAAGAAGCTGGCGTAATTGAACCAAAACGTGTCAAAAAACAAGCAATTCAATCTGCATCTGAAGCAGCTGAAATGATTTTAAGAATCGATGACGTAATCGCATCCACCAAAGGCCCTGAAGACATGGGTATGGACCCATCCATGGCTGGCGGAATGCCACCAATGATGTAA
- a CDS encoding adenosylcobinamide amidohydrolase: protein MKHRLIFQSSVNDEVFYLKDIVFVKFNVRRNGISTSKLNGGYSNNFESVFNHHLSQQNIDYLEGHDVEDYLIQQCWTLNIDSSRTTALITLARMKSTSIVYKTFKNIEVIAITTAGVRTNASRAGDPSSYYEENGKFGTINTIILINVRLDEPTLLEAFMTATEAKTVAMNDLKIPSQYSNHYATGTGTDGLAIFSNTESDIEVTNAGKHSKLGEMIGQCVIESVKKAVKKQVWISPKSQSNVLVRLNRYQLDINEFYDSLDCDKKEFIRHLQKEMKKQDNVAVTTSVLNLIDEANLGLVKKEDAFNLAVEIKEKCNSYPIKTLLEYWINYFIR from the coding sequence ATGAAACACAGACTTATTTTTCAATCATCAGTTAATGATGAAGTATTTTATCTAAAAGATATTGTTTTTGTAAAGTTCAATGTCAGACGTAACGGAATTTCCACATCAAAACTCAACGGAGGATATTCCAATAATTTTGAAAGTGTTTTCAATCACCATTTGTCTCAGCAAAACATTGATTATCTTGAAGGCCATGACGTTGAGGATTATCTCATACAGCAGTGCTGGACTTTAAATATTGATTCCAGCCGTACAACAGCTTTAATAACATTGGCCAGAATGAAAAGTACAAGCATTGTGTATAAAACATTTAAAAATATTGAAGTCATAGCGATTACTACTGCCGGAGTTCGAACAAACGCCTCCAGAGCAGGGGATCCCTCATCATACTATGAGGAAAACGGCAAGTTCGGAACTATCAATACTATTATTTTAATTAATGTCCGTTTGGATGAACCGACACTTCTTGAAGCATTTATGACTGCAACTGAAGCTAAAACAGTAGCTATGAATGATTTAAAAATACCTTCCCAGTATTCAAATCATTATGCAACAGGAACCGGAACCGATGGTCTTGCAATATTTTCCAATACTGAATCTGATATTGAAGTGACCAATGCCGGAAAACACTCCAAATTGGGTGAAATGATTGGACAATGCGTCATAGAATCCGTCAAAAAGGCAGTTAAAAAGCAGGTATGGATTTCTCCAAAATCACAGTCAAACGTACTGGTCAGACTAAACAGATATCAGCTGGACATTAATGAGTTCTATGATTCTCTTGACTGTGATAAAAAAGAATTCATTCGCCATCTTCAAAAGGAAATGAAAAAACAGGATAATGTAGCTGTCACTACATCTGTATTAAATTTAATAGATGAGGCTAATTTGGGGCTTGTTAAAAAAGAGGATGCCTTTAATCTGGCAGTTGAAATAAAAGAAAAATGTAATAGTTATCCAATAAAAACATTACTGGAGTATTGGATAAACTATTTTATTCGCTGA
- a CDS encoding exodeoxyribonuclease VII small subunit gives MENLSFEESLKKLEEIVNKLENGEVPLDDAIDEFNNAMQLVKICENKLSAAEESIAKIVQDNGQIEDFKISE, from the coding sequence ATGGAAAATTTAAGTTTTGAAGAAAGTCTAAAGAAACTGGAAGAAATTGTAAACAAACTGGAAAACGGAGAGGTGCCTCTCGATGATGCTATTGATGAATTTAACAATGCAATGCAGTTAGTTAAAATCTGTGAAAATAAACTCTCTGCTGCAGAAGAGTCAATTGCTAAAATAGTCCAGGACAACGGACAAATAGAAGATTTCAAAATCAGCGAATAA
- the xseA gene encoding exodeoxyribonuclease VII large subunit, with product MEEDCYTVSQINAYINKKLKFDRKLKNIYIRGEISNYNAHRSGHSYFTLKDEKSQIPAVMFKGRKSSLKFTPENGMKVIIKGKIEVYERDGKYQLYATTMTEDGVGNLHVAFEQLKKKLEAEGLFDDDHKKEIPKYPKRIGVVTAQTGAAIRDIITTIKKRYPYCEILVFSTLVQGDQAGPQIVRQIKNAQNFDIDTLIVGRGGGSIEDLWPFNEEIVARAIYGCEIPVISAVGHEVDFTISDFVADERAPTPTGAAMIAVPDINEVKYKISQLSGRLNKSMNDMIHHNRTLLNNLSQKQILKNPESIYEIKAMTLDNLVTRLELTSKSIITKNRNKLNELENKNVLKNPDEIIRMKREPYLRNVDKLTILNPLLTLKRGYTLTKVDGKVISSAKDVKSGDKLDVEFDDGTINTRVI from the coding sequence ATGGAAGAAGATTGTTATACAGTATCTCAGATTAATGCATACATCAACAAAAAGCTGAAATTCGACCGCAAGCTGAAAAACATTTACATCAGAGGAGAAATATCCAATTACAATGCTCACAGAAGTGGACACAGTTATTTTACCTTAAAAGATGAAAAATCACAAATTCCTGCAGTAATGTTTAAAGGCAGGAAAAGTTCTCTCAAATTCACACCGGAAAACGGTATGAAAGTAATAATTAAAGGTAAAATTGAAGTCTATGAAAGAGACGGCAAATATCAGCTGTATGCCACAACCATGACTGAAGACGGCGTTGGAAATCTGCATGTAGCTTTTGAGCAGCTTAAAAAGAAACTTGAAGCTGAAGGTCTGTTTGATGATGATCATAAAAAAGAGATACCGAAATATCCTAAAAGAATAGGAGTCGTTACAGCGCAAACCGGTGCGGCAATAAGAGACATTATCACTACAATTAAAAAAAGATACCCTTATTGTGAAATACTGGTCTTTTCAACTTTAGTTCAGGGAGACCAGGCCGGCCCTCAAATAGTACGCCAGATAAAAAATGCACAGAACTTTGACATTGATACATTGATTGTCGGACGTGGAGGAGGAAGCATTGAAGACTTATGGCCTTTTAATGAGGAAATTGTTGCAAGAGCCATATATGGATGTGAAATTCCGGTTATAAGTGCGGTAGGTCACGAAGTCGACTTTACCATTTCCGATTTTGTTGCAGATGAAAGGGCACCGACACCGACAGGAGCGGCAATGATTGCAGTTCCAGACATTAATGAAGTCAAATACAAAATCAGTCAGCTGTCAGGAAGATTGAACAAGAGCATGAATGACATGATACATCACAACAGAACCCTCCTGAATAATCTTTCACAAAAGCAGATTCTGAAAAATCCCGAATCAATCTATGAAATTAAGGCAATGACACTGGACAATTTGGTTACCCGGCTGGAACTCACATCCAAAAGCATCATAACAAAAAACAGAAACAAACTAAACGAACTTGAAAACAAAAATGTTTTGAAAAATCCTGATGAAATAATCAGAATGAAAAGAGAACCTTATTTGAGAAATGTTGATAAGCTAACTATACTAAATCCTCTTTTAACATTGAAAAGAGGATACACCCTGACAAAAGTGGACGGCAAAGTCATATCTTCTGCAAAAGATGTTAAATCAGGAGATAAGCTTGATGTTGAATTTGATGATGGAACAATAAATACAAGAGTGATATAA
- a CDS encoding PRC-barrel domain-containing protein: MRIKDELIGKEVLDSEIQIAGKVFDVVMDKDTYEVTDLVVKKTGFSEQLKSSEDVVPIELVKVIGDKIILKGVDDL; this comes from the coding sequence ATGAGAATTAAAGATGAATTAATTGGTAAAGAAGTTTTGGATTCCGAAATTCAAATAGCCGGTAAAGTTTTTGATGTTGTGATGGATAAGGATACTTATGAAGTTACTGATTTGGTAGTTAAAAAAACAGGATTTTCCGAACAGCTTAAATCAAGTGAAGATGTTGTTCCTATTGAGCTTGTTAAAGTAATCGGGGATAAAATAATACTTAAAGGCGTAGATGATTTATAA